One window from the genome of Canis lupus dingo isolate Sandy chromosome 15, ASM325472v2, whole genome shotgun sequence encodes:
- the LOC112654280 gene encoding olfactory receptor 11G2-like has product MNASSTETTNPVSNFILLGFPSSPEMQLLYFGLFSVVYTLTLMGNAAIVCAVQWDRRLHTPMYIFLGNFSLLEICYVTTTVPNMLANFLSTSKSISFVSCFTQFYFFFSFGYDEGFFLCIMAFDRYLAICHPLHYPRIMTKQLYTGLVIFGWSSGFFLFLTPVVLISQLPYCGPNTINHFLCDPVPLMMLSCSEDAITQLIYSTFNAIFIIGTFLFILCSYALVILTVLWMPSQAGKRKAFSTCASHLAVVTLFYGSIMVMYVSPGSGHPVKIQKFITLFYSVITPLCNPLIYSLRNKEMKNALRKIFGTEHGVHKV; this is encoded by the coding sequence ATGAATGCGTCCAGCACAGAAACCACCAACCCCGTTAGCAACTTCATCCTCCTGGGCTTTCCCTCAAGCCCAGAAATGCAGCTGCTCTACTTTGGGCTCTTCTCAGTAGTCTACACCCTGACTCTGATGGGGAACGCAGCCATTGTCTGTGCTGTGCAGTGGGATCGGCGTCTTCACACTCCCATGTACATCTTCTTGGGGAATTTCTCTCTTCTGGAAATATGTTATGTCACCACGACTGTTCCTAACATGTTGGCCAATTTCCTCTCTACAAGTAAGTCCATTTCCTTTGTGAGCTGCTTCACAcagttctatttcttcttctcttttggaTATGATGAAGGCTTCTTCCTTTGCATCATGGCCTTTGACAGGTACCTTGCCATTTGTCATCCTCTCCATTACCCACGCATCATGACTAAGCAGCTATACACTGGCCTTGTCATCTTCGGGTGGTCGAGTGGGTTCTTCCTCTTCCTAACCCCAGTTGTTCTCATTTCACAGTTGCCCTACTGTGGCCCAAATACCATCAACCATTTTTTATGTGACCCCGTCCCACTGATGATGCTGTCCTGTTCTGAAGATGCCATCACTCAGCTCATTTACTCTACTTTCAATGCTATTTTCATTATTGGCacctttctctttatcctttgctCCTATGCTCTGGTGATTCTGACTGTGCTGTGGATGCCCTCACAGGCTGGCAAACGCAAGGCTTTCTCCACTTGTGCTTCTCATTTGGCAGTTGTCACCCTGTTTTATGGCTCTATTATGGTGATGTATGTTAGTCCTGGATCAGGACACCCAgtgaaaattcaaaaattcattactttattttattcagtgaTAACACCCCTCTGCAATCCTCTAATCTATAGCCTTAGGAACAAGGAAATGAAGAATGCTCTGAGGAAAATCTTTGGGACTGAACATGGTGTTCATAAAGTGTAA
- the LOC112654281 gene encoding LOW QUALITY PROTEIN: olfactory receptor 11G2-like (The sequence of the model RefSeq protein was modified relative to this genomic sequence to represent the inferred CDS: deleted 1 base in 1 codon) has protein sequence MQLLYFGLFSVVYTLTLMGNTAIVCAVHWDRHLHTPMYIFLGNFSLLEICYVTRTVPYMSANFLSTSKSISFVCCFTQFYFFFSSGCDEGFFLCIMAFDRYLVICHPLHYPRIMTKQLYTGLVIFGWSSGFFLFLTPVVLISQLPYCGPNTINHFLCDPVPLMILSCSEDSITQLIYSTFNAIFMISTFLFLFCFYALVIVAVLRMPSGASKQKAFSTCASHLAVVILFFGSIMVMYVSPASRHLVQVQKIVTLLYSVITPLCKPLIYSLNNKEMKISLMKVFGTEIPVHKI, from the exons ATGCAGCTGCTCTACTTTGGGCTCTTCTCAGTAGTCTACACCCTGACCCTGATGGGGAACACAGCCATTGTCTGTGCTGTGCACTGGGACCGGCATCTTCACACTCCCATGTACATCTTCTTGGGGAATTTCTCTCTTCTGGAAATATGTTATGTCACCAGGACCGTTCCCTATATGTCAGCCAATTTCCTGTCCACAAGCAAGTCTATCTCCTTTGTGTGCTGTTTCACAcagttctatttcttcttctcttcggGGTGTGATGAAGGCTTCTTCCTTTGCATCATGGCCTTTGACAGGTACCTTGTCATTTGTCATCCTCTCCATTACCCACGCATCATGACTAAGCAGCTATACACTGGCCTTGTCATCTTCGGGTGGTCGAGTGGGTTCTTCCTCTTCCTAACCCCAGTTGTTCTCATTTCACAGTTGCCCTACTGTGGCCCAAATACCATCAACCATTTTTTATGTGACCCCGTCCCACTGATGATTCTGTCCTGTTCTGAAGATTCCATCACTCAGCTCATTTACTCTACTTTCAATGCTATTTTCATGATTAgcacctttctctttctcttttgcttctatGCTCTGGTGATTGTGGCTGTGCTACGGATGCCCTCAGGAGCAAGCAAACAG AAGGCTTTCTCCACTTGTGCTTCTCATCTGGCAGTGGTGATCCTGTTTTTTGGCTCCATTATGGTGATGTATGTTAGTCCTGCATCAAGACACCTAGTGCAAGTGCAGAAAATTGTGACATTACTTTATTCTGTAATAACACCTCTCTGTAAACCTCTAATTTATAGCCTCAACAACAAGGAGATGAAGATCTCCCTAATGAAAGTCTTTGGGACTGAAATACCTGtccataaaatataa